A DNA window from Methylobacterium sp. NMS14P contains the following coding sequences:
- a CDS encoding pyocin activator PrtN family protein, producing MRLPEPSAPTTFATLREHYGPRVIIPLDRVREDFFDGMSQEHLLRRISEGKLDLPVVRIDASQKSAKGVALVDLAAYLDRRIEAARKECRQLCE from the coding sequence ATGCGCCTGCCCGAGCCGAGCGCGCCGACGACGTTCGCGACCCTCAGGGAGCATTATGGCCCACGGGTCATCATCCCGCTGGATCGCGTGCGGGAGGATTTCTTCGATGGGATGTCGCAGGAACACCTGCTGCGCCGGATAAGCGAGGGCAAGCTGGATCTGCCAGTGGTGAGGATCGACGCCAGCCAGAAATCGGCCAAGGGCGTCGCTCTGGTCGACCTCGCGGCGTACCTCGACCGCCGGATTGAGGCAGCCCGAAAAGAGTGCCGTCAGTTGTGTGAGTAA